GAGTACCCCCGCTCCGGCTTTTCAATTTCCGGGGCTTAAGGCGGGGGATCGTTGGTGCCTCTGTGCCCTGCGTTGGCGTGAAGCGCTGGAAGCTGGTTTTGCGCCCAAGGTTGTCTTGGAATCGACCCATGAATCGGCACTGGAATATGTCAGCCTGGATGAGTTAAAAGCCTATGCCGTGCCGCGGCATGAAAAGTCTCAGCCCTAAGCCGGGCTTACCACTGAACGTGATCACCTTTTGAGGTGAAACGTTTGACGCTTGAATCCTGACCGGTATAACCGACATTAAAATGCTCACCTGCTTCATCTGGGAAAAACTGGATTTGAAAGGGGCCTTCTTTTAAGACCTGTCCA
The sequence above is drawn from the bacterium (Candidatus Blackallbacteria) CG13_big_fil_rev_8_21_14_2_50_49_14 genome and encodes:
- a CDS encoding DUF2237 domain-containing protein, coding for MIIRNVLGTNLEPCCMNPMTGFYRDGFCQTGSEDMGSHVICVEMSEEFLAFSQSRGNDLSTPAPAFQFPGLKAGDRWCLCALRWREALEAGFAPKVVLESTHESALEYVSLDELKAYAVPRHEKSQP